One genomic window of Streptomyces spiramyceticus includes the following:
- a CDS encoding succinate dehydrogenase, whose translation MALATRTDRKPSLTRSLWGSTVGKKTVMAVSGLIMLMYLVAHMLGNLKIFFGSGEFNAYAHWLRTMGEPLLHYEWALWIVRVVLLAAVVLHGVAAYQLSRLDLRARPSKYVHKRRRASYATRTMRWGGIILGLFIVWHLLDLTTLTVNENAQPGRPYENVRATFNTWYGNVIYIAAVLALGMHIRHGFWSAAQTLGVGNARRDRILKAVANGLALVLTVGFVSVPVAVMTGVVS comes from the coding sequence ATGGCACTGGCTACGCGGACGGATCGAAAACCGTCCCTCACGCGCTCGCTCTGGGGCTCGACCGTCGGCAAGAAGACGGTCATGGCCGTGAGCGGTCTGATCATGCTGATGTATCTGGTCGCCCACATGCTCGGCAACCTCAAGATCTTCTTCGGTTCCGGCGAGTTCAACGCGTACGCGCACTGGCTGCGGACCATGGGCGAGCCCCTCCTGCACTACGAGTGGGCGCTGTGGATCGTGCGCGTGGTGCTGCTCGCGGCGGTGGTGCTGCACGGCGTCGCGGCGTACCAGCTCAGCAGGCTGGACCTGCGGGCCAGGCCGAGCAAGTACGTGCACAAGCGGCGCCGGGCGAGCTACGCGACGCGCACCATGCGGTGGGGCGGGATCATCCTCGGGCTGTTCATCGTCTGGCACCTGCTGGACCTGACGACCCTCACCGTGAACGAGAACGCGCAGCCGGGCCGCCCGTACGAGAACGTCCGCGCGACCTTCAACACCTGGTACGGCAACGTCATTTACATCGCGGCGGTACTGGCGCTCGGCATGCACATCAGGCACGGCTTCTGGAGCGCCGCACAGACGCTGGGCGTCGGAAACGCCCGGCGCGACCGGATCCTCAAGGCCGTGGCCAATGGCCTCGCGCTGGTGCTGACGGTGGGCTTCGTGTCCGTACCCGTGGCCGTCATGACTGGAGTGGTGAGCTGA
- a CDS encoding fumarate reductase/succinate dehydrogenase flavoprotein subunit: MSEYADYTTGDPVVDTKAPSGPVAERWDTRRFEAKLVNPANRRKHTVIVVGTGLAGGAAGATLAEQGYHVVQFCYQDSPRRAHSIAAQGGINAAKNYRNDGDSIHRLFYDTVKGGDFRARESNVHRLAQISVEIIDQCVAQGVPFAREYGGLLDTRSFGGVQVSRTFYARGQTGQQLLLGAYQALSRQIAAGTVEMHPRTEMLDLIVVDGRARGIVARDLITGRIDTYFADAVVLASGGYGNVFYLSTNAKNSNATAIWRAHRRGAYFANPCFTQIHPTCIPRSGDHQSKLTLMSESLRNDGRIWVPKAHGDTRPPAHIPEDERDYYLERIYPSFGNLVPRDIASRAAKNVCDEGRGVGPGGQGVYLDFADAIRRLGRKAVEEKYGNLFEMYERITAENPYEVPMRIYPAIHYTMGGLWVDYDLQTTVPGLFAIGEANFSDHGANRLGASALMQGLADGYFVLPSTINDYLARNPHRDDIDATHPEAVRAVSETNDRLERLLAVDGDRTPDSFHKEIGELLWEYCGMARTEEGLRKALDRIPEIRDEFWRRIKVPGTGEELNQSLEKANRIVDYLELAELLCLDALHRGESCGGHFREESQTGGGEAERRDEEFSYVAAWEFPGSGGRPPGEHSVGTGSAPVLHKEALEFAYVHPTQRSYA; the protein is encoded by the coding sequence ATGAGCGAGTACGCCGACTACACGACCGGCGACCCCGTCGTCGACACCAAGGCGCCGTCCGGCCCCGTCGCGGAGCGCTGGGACACCCGCCGCTTCGAGGCCAAGCTGGTCAACCCGGCCAACCGCCGCAAGCACACCGTCATCGTCGTCGGGACCGGCCTGGCGGGCGGCGCGGCGGGTGCCACGCTCGCCGAACAGGGCTACCACGTCGTCCAGTTCTGCTACCAGGACTCGCCGCGCCGCGCCCACTCGATCGCCGCGCAGGGTGGCATCAACGCCGCCAAGAACTACCGCAACGACGGCGACTCCATCCACCGCCTCTTCTACGACACGGTCAAGGGCGGCGACTTCCGCGCCCGCGAGTCCAACGTCCACCGGCTCGCACAGATCTCCGTCGAGATCATCGACCAGTGCGTGGCGCAGGGCGTGCCCTTCGCCCGGGAGTACGGCGGCCTGCTCGACACCCGATCCTTCGGCGGCGTACAGGTGTCGCGCACCTTCTACGCCCGAGGGCAGACGGGGCAGCAGCTGCTGCTCGGCGCCTATCAGGCGCTGTCCCGGCAGATCGCGGCGGGCACCGTGGAGATGCATCCCCGCACCGAGATGCTCGACCTGATCGTCGTCGACGGGCGGGCGCGCGGCATCGTCGCCCGCGACCTGATCACCGGCCGCATCGACACCTACTTCGCGGACGCCGTGGTGCTGGCGAGCGGCGGCTACGGCAACGTCTTCTACCTCTCGACGAACGCCAAGAACTCCAACGCAACGGCGATCTGGCGGGCCCACCGCCGCGGCGCGTACTTCGCCAACCCCTGCTTCACCCAGATCCACCCCACCTGCATCCCGCGCTCCGGCGACCACCAGTCCAAGCTGACCCTGATGAGCGAGTCGCTGCGCAACGACGGCCGCATCTGGGTCCCCAAGGCGCACGGCGACACCCGCCCGCCCGCCCACATCCCCGAGGACGAGCGCGACTACTACCTGGAGCGCATCTACCCCTCTTTCGGCAACCTCGTCCCGCGCGACATCGCCTCGCGCGCCGCCAAGAACGTCTGCGACGAGGGGCGCGGCGTCGGCCCCGGCGGGCAGGGCGTCTACCTCGACTTCGCCGACGCGATCCGGCGCCTGGGCCGCAAGGCCGTCGAGGAGAAGTACGGCAACCTCTTCGAGATGTACGAGCGGATCACCGCCGAGAACCCGTACGAGGTGCCCATGCGCATCTACCCGGCGATCCACTACACGATGGGCGGCCTGTGGGTCGACTACGACCTCCAGACCACCGTCCCCGGCCTGTTCGCCATCGGCGAGGCCAACTTCTCCGACCACGGCGCCAACCGCCTCGGCGCGTCCGCGCTGATGCAGGGCCTGGCCGACGGTTACTTCGTCCTGCCGTCCACCATCAACGACTACCTGGCCCGCAACCCGCACCGCGACGACATCGACGCGACCCACCCGGAGGCCGTCAGGGCGGTCTCCGAGACCAACGACCGCCTGGAGCGGCTGCTCGCCGTTGACGGCGACCGCACCCCCGACTCCTTCCACAAGGAGATCGGTGAACTCCTGTGGGAGTACTGCGGGATGGCCCGCACCGAGGAGGGACTGCGCAAGGCGCTCGACCGCATCCCGGAGATCCGTGACGAGTTCTGGCGGCGGATCAAGGTGCCGGGTACGGGCGAGGAGCTCAACCAGTCGCTGGAGAAGGCCAACCGCATCGTCGACTACCTGGAGCTCGCCGAGCTGCTCTGCCTCGACGCACTGCACCGCGGCGAATCCTGCGGCGGCCACTTCCGCGAGGAGAGCCAGACCGGGGGCGGCGAGGCGGAGCGCAGGGACGAGGAATTCTCGTACGTCGCTGCCTGGGAGTTCCCGGGGTCCGGGGGTCGCCCCCCGGGTGAGCACAGCGTCGGTACGGGCAGCGCGCCCGTACTGCACAAGGAAGCCCTCGAATTCGCCTACGTCCACCCCACCCAGCGGAGTTACGCATGA
- a CDS encoding succinate dehydrogenase/fumarate reductase iron-sulfur subunit, which produces MRLTLRVWRQRNAEEPGAMVTYDVDDISEDMSFLEMLDMLNETLILRGEEPVAFDHDCREGICGACGVVINGDAHGPERTTTCQLHMRHFEDGDTVDVEPWRAGAFPVVKDLVVDRSAFDRIIGAGGYISVPTGAAPEAHATPVPKADADYAFEHAECIGCGACVAACPNGSAMLFTSAKINHLNVLPQGAPERETRVVDMVATMDEEGFGGCTLTGECATACPKGIPLPSIAAMNKEWLRATRKASSR; this is translated from the coding sequence ATGAGGCTCACCCTGCGCGTCTGGCGCCAGCGCAATGCCGAAGAACCCGGCGCCATGGTCACGTACGACGTCGACGACATCTCCGAGGACATGTCGTTCCTGGAGATGCTCGACATGCTGAACGAGACCCTGATCCTGCGTGGCGAGGAGCCGGTCGCCTTCGACCACGACTGCCGCGAGGGCATCTGCGGCGCGTGCGGTGTCGTCATCAACGGCGACGCGCACGGGCCGGAGCGCACCACCACCTGCCAGCTGCACATGCGGCACTTCGAGGACGGCGACACCGTCGACGTCGAGCCGTGGCGGGCCGGCGCGTTCCCGGTGGTCAAGGACCTCGTGGTCGACCGGTCGGCGTTCGACCGGATCATCGGCGCGGGCGGCTACATCAGCGTCCCGACGGGCGCCGCGCCCGAGGCCCACGCCACTCCGGTACCGAAGGCCGACGCCGACTACGCGTTCGAGCACGCCGAGTGCATCGGCTGCGGCGCGTGCGTGGCGGCGTGCCCGAACGGCTCGGCGATGCTTTTCACCTCCGCGAAGATCAACCACCTCAACGTGCTCCCGCAGGGCGCACCGGAGCGCGAGACCCGGGTCGTCGACATGGTGGCGACCATGGACGAAGAGGGCTTCGGCGGCTGCACCCTGACCGGCGAATGCGCGACCGCCTGCCCCAAGGGCATCCCGCTGCCGTCCATCGCCGCGATGAACAAGGAGTGGCTGCGGGCGACGAGGAAGGCGTCGAGCCGCTGA
- a CDS encoding protease inhibitor I42 family protein, producing the protein MRNRLAAALALPLSALALAGCGLFGPATYEVDERSVEVDAGDEFTLSVPASPSLGENWYVADPRPDRDVVRLKGQDEDYEDDGGNVGGGGGTQSFTFRAIEPGTTEIKLLHCRLGRCNAEFGDPAPSPSPSESPFPVVSGSPGEHDREYFVYTVKVR; encoded by the coding sequence ATGCGCAATCGACTCGCAGCCGCCCTCGCCCTGCCGCTGTCCGCCTTGGCCCTGGCCGGCTGCGGCCTCTTCGGCCCCGCAACCTACGAGGTGGACGAGAGGTCCGTCGAGGTGGACGCGGGCGACGAGTTCACGCTGTCCGTGCCGGCCAGTCCCTCGCTCGGCGAGAACTGGTACGTGGCCGATCCCCGTCCCGACCGTGACGTCGTCCGGCTCAAGGGCCAGGACGAGGACTATGAGGACGACGGCGGGAACGTCGGCGGAGGCGGCGGAACGCAGTCCTTCACCTTCCGGGCGATCGAGCCGGGCACCACGGAGATCAAGCTGCTGCACTGCCGGCTCGGCAGGTGCAACGCCGAGTTCGGCGACCCCGCGCCGTCGCCCTCGCCCTCGGAGTCGCCGTTCCCCGTCGTGAGCGGATCTCCCGGCGAGCACGACCGCGAGTACTTCGTCTACACCGTCAAGGTCCGATGA
- a CDS encoding MsnO8 family LLM class oxidoreductase, which produces MSSVIPQTRFSVLDRSRTRTGHDAPDALRDTVGLARQIEDLGYHRFWVSEHHSVPGVAGSAPTVLAAAVAAATSTIRVGTGGVMLPNHQPLVVAEQFGVLESLFPGRIDMGLGRSVGFTNGIRRALGRDKEAAGDFATQLMELLGYFTGDQSAHPQVHAHPAEGLKLPAFVLATGAGAQVAAAAGLPLVIAAAHGEDEMLRAVDGYREAFRPSPWGERPYVVLSGSVAVAGTSEEARQLLVPEAWASAYSKTHGAFPPLEPVDEVLARPMSDRERALFEEALRGHLFGTEDEVADGLEKVLGRSGADEYLVATSTYDRDALLDSYRRLARLAGLTRTGT; this is translated from the coding sequence GTGAGCTCAGTGATCCCGCAGACCCGGTTCTCCGTACTCGACCGCTCCCGTACCCGCACAGGGCACGACGCCCCCGACGCACTGCGCGACACCGTCGGCCTCGCGCGGCAGATCGAGGACCTCGGCTATCACCGCTTCTGGGTGTCGGAGCACCACAGCGTCCCCGGCGTCGCCGGCTCCGCGCCCACCGTGCTCGCCGCAGCCGTCGCCGCCGCCACGTCGACGATCCGGGTCGGCACGGGCGGGGTAATGCTGCCCAACCATCAGCCTCTCGTCGTGGCGGAGCAGTTCGGCGTACTGGAGTCGCTCTTCCCGGGCCGGATCGACATGGGCCTGGGCCGCTCGGTCGGGTTCACCAACGGGATACGCAGGGCGCTCGGCCGCGACAAGGAGGCCGCCGGGGACTTTGCCACGCAGCTCATGGAGCTGCTCGGCTACTTCACCGGTGACCAGAGCGCCCATCCGCAGGTCCACGCCCACCCTGCCGAAGGACTGAAGCTGCCGGCCTTCGTGCTGGCCACCGGCGCCGGGGCCCAGGTCGCAGCGGCGGCCGGGCTGCCGCTGGTGATCGCGGCGGCGCACGGCGAGGATGAGATGCTGCGGGCCGTCGACGGCTACCGCGAGGCGTTCCGGCCCTCCCCCTGGGGCGAGCGGCCGTACGTCGTGCTGTCGGGGTCGGTCGCCGTGGCCGGCACCTCCGAGGAGGCCCGGCAGCTCCTGGTGCCCGAGGCCTGGGCGTCGGCGTACTCGAAGACCCACGGCGCGTTCCCGCCGCTCGAACCCGTCGACGAGGTCCTCGCGCGGCCCATGAGCGACCGCGAGCGGGCACTCTTCGAGGAGGCCCTGCGCGGCCATCTGTTCGGCACGGAGGACGAGGTCGCGGACGGCCTGGAGAAGGTGCTGGGCCGCAGCGGCGCGGACGAGTACCTGGTCGCGACGAGTACGTACGACCGGGACGCGCTCCTGGACTCGTACCGGCGGCTGGCCCGGCTGGCGGGCCTTACGCGCACCGGCACCTAG
- a CDS encoding dodecin yields the protein MSDHTYRVTEIVGTSHEGVDQAIRNGIDRARQTLRGLDWFEMTQVRGHIVDGRIEHFQVGLKVGFRLEDSA from the coding sequence ATGTCCGACCACACCTACCGGGTCACCGAAATCGTCGGAACCTCGCACGAAGGCGTCGACCAGGCGATCCGCAACGGCATCGACCGGGCCAGGCAGACTCTGCGGGGTCTCGACTGGTTCGAGATGACGCAGGTGCGCGGCCACATCGTCGACGGCCGTATCGAGCACTTTCAGGTGGGCCTCAAGGTCGGCTTCCGGCTCGAAGACAGCGCCTGA